A stretch of DNA from Bacillota bacterium:
ACGAACGCCTCGAGGCGCGTGAGCACCCCGGCATCCGAGGAATGCTCGTCGAAGATCAGTGTCATCACTGGAATGCCCATGTCTCGAGAGACGGACGGGAGCACGTCCTGCGCAACTATCTCGGGCATGCACGTGAACGGCGCGAGCTGGATTACCCCGTCGAACCTCCGGTGGGCGTACTCGACGGTGTGTCCCACGGTTTCGATTCCGTGTCCCCCCACGAAGTGACAGAGGTACGGCTTCGCGAGGTCATACGGCCTCCTGCCCTTTCGCAGCCGGAGCAAGTCCTTGAAGACATGCTCTCTGACCCAATCGCCTATGTATATGGACCTCTCCACTAGAACCCCCATCTCTCCGAGCCTGCGCTCGACATCGAAGTTGACGAAGGGCTCGAGGACGACGTACACTTCGCCCACTACACCTATCCTCGGAGCGCTGTGAGCACCGCCTCCAGGTGCCTTCACGTCTAGGAGCGCCTCCCGCCCGTCTTCGAGAGCTCCTTTCACGCCAGCGATGCTCGACGCCTCATCGACCAGCCTCAGCGCACGCTCGAGCGCGGCGCTCGCCTCACCACGCCGGCTCTCGAACGGCCGGACGCGCTGCGCCAGCTTCTCGAGTTCGTCCACCGCGGTCATCTTGGCCCAAGCCAGCCTTACGGCTCGCAGGTACCTGCCCACGGAGTTCCGCCCCACGAGCCGCCCGACCTGCTGCAGGACTCGTCGTAACCTTCCTTGGGGAGGGTCGATGATGACCATGTCGAACTCGTACCCAAGACCTTTCAGAATCTCCCTCTGCACCTCCCCGTACAAGCCGAACCTGCAAGGCCCCACGCCCCCCGCCATAGCGATGGTGTCGGCCCCGAGCTCCAGGGCTTCTATGTAGTTCCCGATGTTCACCTTGAGTGGCAGGCACGCGAATTCGGGCGAGTGGCGCGAGCCTATGGAGAGAGTGCGCTTGCTCGGCATGGGAGGCACCACCACCTCCACCCCGAGGTCTTCCAGCAGCGCTTTTACAGTGATGTACAAGTTGCCCATGTGCGCGAAGGTGACCTTCATGGATTCACCGCTTCTTCCTGCGCGTGACCACGTCGAAGAACGCCTCCAGTCTCGTGAGGACTCCGGCTTCTCCCGTGTGCTCATCAACGGTGATGGTCGCAAATGGCACGTCCCTGTGCCGCGCCGCCTCCCGCTCCAGGATCTCACCGATGAGCGACTCCGGACCGCACGCGAACGCCCTCATGTGGAGGCACCCATGGACCGCTCCAGACCCCAGGAAGTAAAACCCCGCGCCGAGGAGCCTTCTGCCGAGCGTCCAGAACACTCTCCTCGGAAATCTCGAGGCCTCACTCTCGATCGTGGACGCCGGAACCATGTCCGACGTCACGACGATCGCCCCCATCTCTCGGAGTCTCCGAATGACACCCATGCTTACGAACGGGTCGTAGACGACGTAGGGGTGCCCGACGAGCCCGATCGCCACGCCATCCTGCCCTTTGCCCGGGTTCCGTGCCGCCCCTAGCGGGGAGGACGCCGCGGCCACGCCCCCACGCGCAGACGCGTCGCGCGAGTTCGTCATGCCCATGAGAGCGAGCGCCTCGTCCGGAGTCATGCCGCTCTCGAGGTACCGCGTGTATGTCGCCAACGCAGCCTTCGCCTTGGTGTGCGCGGCCAAGATCCTGAGCGTGTTCCCGGTGAACACACGGCCCGCGGAGTACACGGCGCGAACGTACCCCCTGGTGCTCTTGCTCAGATTCACGCACGAGTCGATGAGATTGGGGATGCCGGGGCAGTTGCAGCGCACCATATCGGGCAGGCCCATGAACTTCGGGCAAATGAAGGCCCGTCTCTCCACCGACACGAGCCTGGGGACGAACACGTAGTCGCAGTTGCCGGCGAGGGCGAGCACGTGCCCATGGAACACCTTGATGGGCAGGCAAGCTTCGTCCACCGCGACCCTCGCGCCGGCGTCCAGTACCGCTCTGGTGGTCTCACCGGAGGTAACGACGCTAGCCCCCAACGACTCGAAGAAGACCTTCCACATGGGGTAGTAATGGTAGTAGAGAAGGGCACGGGGGATCCCCACTACCTCTCCCACAGCGACATGCCACCTGCCTTCACCAGCCTTCTCTCCTTTGACAAATCACTGCGGTCTCCTTCAGAGGCCGAGAAGGCTTCATACCATCCCCTGGTGCTCGAGGATCTCTCGGATGGCTCTTGTCGTGATGAGGGCACCCTTCTCCACCGCATCCTGGGTATCCATCTTGCCGAGGTCGCCTATGCCTACGATCTTCGGGATCTGAAGGCGGGACAGGATCCCGACCGTGTCTCCTTCCAGCTGCTCGTGGCCGGGAGGTTCGGGCGCACCGGATTTCCCCACCGGCCCTGCGGTCACCTCCCCCTCTTTCGTGACTGATTCGTCCACCGTGACCGACTTGTCGGCCTTTGTGTTGGACGCCACCGCGACTGCGCCCACTATCTCGATCCCCGCGTCGCGCGCGAAGTCCTCGAGCGCCTTTTCACCGGGACCCTTGCCCCTCTTCCCTCGGTCGTCGAACATGACTATCACCGGCTCCACTGGAGCCTGTTTCGCCATGGCTGCAAGCTCTCGGCCGCCTGCATGCGTGGGAGTCCCGGCGGACCTCTCGATGCAGTGCAAGCCGAGGTTGCGGGCAGCTTGTCGCACAGCTGCTTTCGCCCTGCCGTCTCCGTCAGTCACCACGATCACTTTCTTCCTCGCCAATCAGCCATCACATCCTCACGTTTTCGGACTGGCGACGAGCGCAACCAGCGCGCCGAAGAACACCGCCACGGCTATGCCCATCCCTGTGTACTCGAACACTCCGGTGAAGAGCCCGATGAGCCCCGTCCTCTTAGCCTCCATCAAAGCCCCTCTAGCGATGGACGCGCCGAACCCGGAAACCGGAGTGATGGCGCCCGCTCCCGCGAACTTGATCAACGGCTGGTACAGGTCGAGCCCCCCGGCTATCGCCCCCGCAACCGTCAAGATGACCAACATGTGACCGGGGGTGAGGTTCGTAAAATCCAGGATGAGCTGGCCTATCGCGCATATCGCGCCTCCCACGAGAAAAGCGTACAGGTAGGTCACAGCTTCACCTCCGTTCTCGAATCCTACGTGCCGCGGATCGACCCCCCTCTTCACGCCTCGATCACGACGGCATGCGCGACGCAAGGTATGGACTCACCCTGCTGACAACTGAGCGGGCTCATGAGAGCCCCCGTCGCGATGAGGAGCACGTTCTTGTACGTGCCCCTCTGCATTTCCCTCAGGACGTGGCCGAACGTCACCACAGCCGAACACGCGCACCCGCTGCCTCCGGCCCCGACTTTCTGGGTCCTCGTGTCGAACAGCATGAGTCCGCAGTCCACATAGTTGCCCCCCAGCTCGACACCGTTATCCTTAACTAGCTCCTTGAGCATCTCGCTTCCAAATGACCCGAGATCGCCCGTGAGGATGAGATCGTAATCCCTAGGACTGAGACCGGTATCAGCCAGATGTGTCAGGAGCGTGTCAGCGGCAGCCGGCGCCATGGCGCCGCCCATGTTGTTCACGTCCTTCAGTCCGAGGTCCACCACCCTACCGACGGTCGCCCGGGTCACCTTCGGTCCGGTGCCGGCGGATGCAAGCAAGGCCGCTCCCGCGCCCGTCACGGTATACTGCGATGTCGTCTTGCGTTGGACGTTCAGCTCTATGGGGTACCTATACTGACGTTCGGCCGTCTGGTAATGGCTGGAGCATGCGACCAGAACGTAGTCTGCAAACCCGCCGTCCAGCACCATTCCCGCGAGGGCCAGGCTCATCGCACACGTGGAACAGGCGCCGTAAAGGCCGAAGTACGGGATGGAGAGCTGCCTTGCGGAGTATCCTGCGGAGATTATCTGGTTGAGGAGGTCGCCGGCCATGTAGAAGTCCACCATGTTCCTGTCGATCTTCGCTCGTTCGATGGCTGTTTTCGCGGCCTGCTCCAAGATCTTTGTCTCACTCTTCTCGGGAGTCTTCTCGCCGTACGTGTGGTCCGGCAGGACCACGTCGAAATCCGAGGCCAGCGGCCCCTTGCCCTCCACAGGACCAACGACCGTCCCGGTTCCCACGATGACGGGAGGGTTTGCGAAGCCAACGGTGCTTTTCCCGAGCTTCTTCACCGCCACGGCTCAAGGCTTCCCCCCAATTACGACGTGGCCACGAACTTGATGAGCGCAACCGCGACTCCAGCAAGCGTGGCGTAGACAATGACTGGACCGGCTATTATGAACATTTTCGCGCCCATGCCGAGAACCCACCCCTCGCGTTTGAAATCGATGGCCGCGGCGACTATGGTGTTGGCAAACCCGGTAATTGGCACCGCGGCCCCCGCTCCCGCGAACTCACCAAGCTCATCGTAGACGCCGAGCCCTGTAGCAACCACTCCCACCAGGATCATCACCGCGAGCGTGGGAGCGGACGCTGAATCGAGGTCAAGGCC
This window harbors:
- a CDS encoding stage V sporulation protein AE, translated to MARKKVIVVTDGDGRAKAAVRQAARNLGLHCIERSAGTPTHAGGRELAAMAKQAPVEPVIVMFDDRGKRGKGPGEKALEDFARDAGIEIVGAVAVASNTKADKSVTVDESVTKEGEVTAGPVGKSGAPEPPGHEQLEGDTVGILSRLQIPKIVGIGDLGKMDTQDAVEKGALITTRAIREILEHQGMV
- the spoVAD gene encoding stage V sporulation protein AD; translated protein: MAVKKLGKSTVGFANPPVIVGTGTVVGPVEGKGPLASDFDVVLPDHTYGEKTPEKSETKILEQAAKTAIERAKIDRNMVDFYMAGDLLNQIISAGYSARQLSIPYFGLYGACSTCAMSLALAGMVLDGGFADYVLVACSSHYQTAERQYRYPIELNVQRKTTSQYTVTGAGAALLASAGTGPKVTRATVGRVVDLGLKDVNNMGGAMAPAAADTLLTHLADTGLSPRDYDLILTGDLGSFGSEMLKELVKDNGVELGGNYVDCGLMLFDTRTQKVGAGGSGCACSAVVTFGHVLREMQRGTYKNVLLIATGALMSPLSCQQGESIPCVAHAVVIEA
- a CDS encoding CoA protein activase, which gives rise to MKVTFAHMGNLYITVKALLEDLGVEVVVPPMPSKRTLSIGSRHSPEFACLPLKVNIGNYIEALELGADTIAMAGGVGPCRFGLYGEVQREILKGLGYEFDMVIIDPPQGRLRRVLQQVGRLVGRNSVGRYLRAVRLAWAKMTAVDELEKLAQRVRPFESRRGEASAALERALRLVDEASSIAGVKGALEDGREALLDVKAPGGGAHSAPRIGVVGEVYVVLEPFVNFDVERRLGEMGVLVERSIYIGDWVREHVFKDLLRLRKGRRPYDLAKPYLCHFVGGHGIETVGHTVEYAHRRFDGVIQLAPFTCMPEIVAQDVLPSVSRDMGIPVMTLIFDEHSSDAGVLTRLEAFVDLVERSRSRRDAM
- the spoVAC gene encoding stage V sporulation protein AC; its protein translation is MTQASQEEKRRQLAYKELVQRRKPRPRYLRNLLVAFVVGGAIAVIGQVVLTFFMSRGLDLDSASAPTLAVMILVGVVATGLGVYDELGEFAGAGAAVPITGFANTIVAAAIDFKREGWVLGMGAKMFIIAGPVIVYATLAGVAVALIKFVATS
- the spoVAE gene encoding stage V sporulation protein AE: MTYLYAFLVGGAICAIGQLILDFTNLTPGHMLVILTVAGAIAGGLDLYQPLIKFAGAGAITPVSGFGASIARGALMEAKRTGLIGLFTGVFEYTGMGIAVAVFFGALVALVASPKT
- a CDS encoding acyl-CoA dehydratase activase-related protein, coding for MGEVVGIPRALLYYHYYPMWKVFFESLGASVVTSGETTRAVLDAGARVAVDEACLPIKVFHGHVLALAGNCDYVFVPRLVSVERRAFICPKFMGLPDMVRCNCPGIPNLIDSCVNLSKSTRGYVRAVYSAGRVFTGNTLRILAAHTKAKAALATYTRYLESGMTPDEALALMGMTNSRDASARGGVAAASSPLGAARNPGKGQDGVAIGLVGHPYVVYDPFVSMGVIRRLREMGAIVVTSDMVPASTIESEASRFPRRVFWTLGRRLLGAGFYFLGSGAVHGCLHMRAFACGPESLIGEILEREAARHRDVPFATITVDEHTGEAGVLTRLEAFFDVVTRRKKR